One Neoarius graeffei isolate fNeoGra1 chromosome 16, fNeoGra1.pri, whole genome shotgun sequence DNA segment encodes these proteins:
- the lrrc3b gene encoding leucine-rich repeat-containing protein 3B — MTPLDLWLSRSIPMCLLLQSLVLMALCFPSASMCPKGCVCQRVEYPPYGLNVTCSLAELKEIPSDLPADTVLLHLDRNQIHAVPERTFQDLRMLRRLNLSHNSVETLGEGAFVGLEASLEILDLSHNRIVSVHKDAFARLKARVLVHDNPWHCDCALQQALGGMAHNHEAAARVLCRSSELRDQEGRPFLAVDADLCNLARRTTDYAMLVTMFGWFAMVISYVVYYVRQNQEDARRHLEYLKSLPSKPRKPDEPEDISTVM; from the coding sequence ATGACTCCGCTGGACCTGTGGCTCTCGCGCTCCATCCCCATGTGCCTCCTGCTGCAGAGCCTGGTGCTCATGGCCCTCTGCTTCCCATCGGCCAGCATGTGCCCCAAAGGGTGCGTGTGTCAGCGAGTCGAGTACCCGCCCTATGGCCTCAACGTAACCTGCAGCCTGGCAGAGCTCAAGGAGATCCCGTCAGACCTGCCTGCAGATACGGTGCTCCTCCACCTGGATCGCAACCAAATCCATGCTGTGCCTGAGCGCACCTTCCAAGACCTGAGGATGTTACGCAGGCTGAACCTGTCCCATAATTCAGTGGAGACGCTAGGTGAGGGTGCATTTGTTGGCCTGGAGGCCTCACTGGAGATTCTCGACTTGTCACACAATCGCATTGTGAGTGTGCACAAGGATGCATTCGCACGGCTGAAGGCGCGTGTACTGGTGCATGACAACCCATGGCACTGCGACTGCGCACTGCAGCAGGCACTCGGCGGCATGGCGCACAATCATGAAGCGGCAGCACGCGTCCTGTGCCGCAGCTCTGAGCTGAGGGACCAGGAGGGACGTCCATTCTTGGCAGTGGACGCCGATTTGTGCAACCTGGCCAGGCGCACCACCGACTACGCCATGCTGGTGACCATGTTTGGCTGGTTCGCCATGGTCATCTCCTATGTCGTCTACTACGTCAGGCAGAACCAGGAGGATGCACGGCgccacctggagtacctcaagtctctaCCAAGCAAACCCAGGAAGCCAGACGAACCAGAGGACATCAGCACCGTGATGTAA